A single window of Pyrus communis chromosome 10, drPyrComm1.1, whole genome shotgun sequence DNA harbors:
- the LOC137746611 gene encoding protein HEAT STRESS TOLERANT DWD 1-like: MVRSIKNPKKAKRKAKGSKKGDASSSSSGPSIPAKVWQLGVHKLEEGEELRCDPSAYNSLHAFHIGWPCLSFDIVRETLGLVRTEFPHTVYFVAGTQVEKAAWNT; this comes from the exons ATGGTCAGAAGCATCAAGAACCCTAAGAAAGCCAAAAGAAAGGCCAAG gGCTCAAAGAAAGGAGAtgcgtcttcttcttcttcgggaCCGTCGATACCGGCGAAGGTATGGCAACTGGGAGTGCACAAGCTGGAGGAGGGTGAAGAGCTCCGGTGTGACCCTTCAGCTTACAATTCTCTCCATGCCTTCCATATCGGTTGGCCATGTTTAAG CTTCGATATTGTGCGAGAGACATTGGGGTTGGTTCGGACAGAGTTCCCCCATACCGTGTATTTCGTTGCAGGGACTCAG GTAGAAAAAGCTGCTTGGAATACTTAA